The following nucleotide sequence is from Brachyspira suanatina.
CCTTACCACTTTCAGTATGCTCATCCATAAGAATATTAACTATTTCATCAGCACGATTATTTTCTTTATTAGTGGAATGTCCCTTAACTTTTATGAATTCTATATTATGCTTTTTAGAAAGTTCTATTAATTTTAACCAATATTCTTTATTTTCAACAGGCTTCTTATCGCTTTTTATCCAATTATTTTTCTGCCAAGAATATATCCATTTAGTCATACCATTAACTAAATATGCACTGTCGCTATGAAGCTTGATATTATGAGAATGCTTTAATCTCTCGAGTGCCTTAATAGCCGCTTTCATTTCCATTCTGTTATTTGTGGTATTATCTTCGCTTTCTCCAATCTCAAGACGAATATTATGCTTTTCACTTATAAGTATTGCAGCCCAAGCACCAAGCCCA
It contains:
- the rnhA gene encoding ribonuclease HI; translation: MTKDNIIIYTDGGCRGNPGLGAWAAILISEKHNIRLEIGESEDNTTNNRMEMKAAIKALERLKHSHNIKLHSDSAYLVNGMTKWIYSWQKNNWIKSDKKPVENKEYWLKLIELSKKHNIEFIKVKGHSTNKENNRADEIVNILMDEHTESGKAASFNEKTEYC